In the Engystomops pustulosus chromosome 2, aEngPut4.maternal, whole genome shotgun sequence genome, one interval contains:
- the LOC140119565 gene encoding carbonyl reductase [NADPH] 1-like has translation MAGVRVAVVTGGNKGLGLAIVRALCKQFQGDVYLTARNPKLGEEAVKTLNNEGLSPLFHQLDITDLTGIRTLRDFIKEKYGGLDVLVNNAGIAFRAADTTPFGTQAEIILKTNFFATRDVCNELLPLIRPNGRVVNVSSIFSHTTLPKCSPELQERFRSDTITEDELVKLMEKFVEDAKNGVHQDNGWPTFAYGVSKIGVTVLSRIQARQLKETRKGEGIIVNSCCPGWVRTGMTGPEATKSPDEGAVTPVYLALLPTGVDSPYGELVSDKKVVIW, from the exons ATGGCCGGAGTGCGGGTGGCGGTGGTCACAGGGGGTAATAAGGGGCTCGGACTGGCTATAGTCAGGGCCCTGTGCAAGCAGTTCCAGGGGGACGTGTATCTGACAGCCAGGAACCCCAAACTGGGAGAAGAAGCTGTGAAGACCCTGAATAATGAGGGGTTGTCCCCGCTCTTCCATCAGCTGGACATCACCGACTTGACCGGTATCCGGACTCTGCGGGATTTCATAAAGGAAAAGTACGGTGGGCTGGATGTGCTAGTTAATAATGCCGGAATTGCTTTTAGAG CCGCCGATACAACTCCATTTGGAACACAAGCGGAAATCATTCTCAAAACCAACTTTTTTGCTACGAGGGACGTGTGCAATgaattactgcccctcataaggcCGAATG GAAGAGTGGTGAACGTGTCCAGTATTTTCAGTCATACGACCCTTCCGAAATGTAGCCCTGAACTTCAGGAGAGATTCCGCAGTGACACCATCACAGAAGACGAGCTGGTGAAGCTGATGGAGAAGTTTGTGGAAGATGCCAAGAATGGAGTCCACCAAGACAATGGTTGGCCCACCTTTGCTTATGGGGTGTCCAAAATTGGGGTGACGGTGTTGTCAAGAATTCAAGCTCGTCAACTAaaggagaccaggaagggggagggCATTATTGTCAATTCCTGCTGCCCGGGGTGGGTGAGGACTGGTATGACGGGCCCAGAAGCCACCAAGTCCCCAGATGAAGGTGCTGTGACCCCGGTATATTTGGCTCTTCTCCCAACTGGAGTGGATTCACCCTACGGGGAGTTAGTCAGTGATAAGAAAGTTGTGATTTGGTAA